The Antarcticibacterium sp. 1MA-6-2 genome has a window encoding:
- a CDS encoding PRC-barrel domain-containing protein, producing MTRHRIMIQKWKYDEVGQDIQRDTSRDPNEISAPLEHLQELKNSDYKIDDLFSRIYGWPVVDAVGARMGILKDFLYDKTDKRIRYLVVSLEKGARLKEEKDILIPIGRAELNQKEQKVFVQEQVSFENLKSLPTYRSVKSLAIEDEKKTLLIFSSKQKEELDYTQENFYNQEDFNERTFFGSDEE from the coding sequence ATGACTAGACACAGAATTATGATACAGAAGTGGAAGTATGATGAGGTTGGTCAAGATATTCAAAGAGATACCTCAAGAGACCCTAATGAAATTTCTGCACCACTTGAACACCTGCAGGAACTGAAGAACAGTGACTACAAAATTGATGATCTTTTTTCCCGAATTTATGGATGGCCAGTAGTTGATGCTGTTGGCGCAAGAATGGGGATTCTAAAGGATTTTTTGTATGACAAAACTGATAAAAGAATTAGATACCTCGTTGTGAGTCTGGAGAAAGGGGCAAGATTAAAAGAAGAAAAGGACATTTTAATTCCCATAGGAAGAGCAGAATTAAATCAAAAGGAACAAAAAGTCTTTGTTCAGGAACAAGTAAGTTTTGAAAACCTTAAATCCTTGCCTACCTATAGAAGCGTAAAAAGCCTTGCTATTGAAGATGAAAAAAAGACTCTTCTGATTTTTTCATCTAAACAAAAGGAAGAATTAGATTACACCCAAGAAAATTTCTACAACCAGGAGGATTTCAATGAAAGGACTTTTTTCGGTTCTGATGAGGAATAG